From the Syntrophorhabdaceae bacterium genome, one window contains:
- the rpsI gene encoding 30S ribosomal protein S9 — translation MPEKRYYATGKRKTAVARVWIKPGSGNFLINGRSLDDYFPLEELKIMVNKPFMLTGNIGKFDVVANIYGGGIPAQAWALGHGLAKALLEYNSNLRTTLKKQGLITRDPRAKERKKYGKKAARASFQFSKR, via the coding sequence TTGCCTGAGAAGAGATATTATGCAACAGGTAAAAGGAAGACTGCTGTGGCAAGGGTCTGGATAAAACCTGGTTCAGGTAATTTTTTAATAAACGGTAGGAGTCTGGACGATTACTTTCCTTTAGAAGAACTCAAGATAATGGTTAATAAGCCTTTTATGCTCACAGGAAACATAGGAAAATTCGATGTAGTGGCAAATATCTATGGAGGCGGTATCCCGGCTCAGGCTTGGGCATTAGGTCATGGACTTGCTAAGGCGCTTTTGGAATATAATTCAAATCTCAGGACAACCCTAAAAAAACAGGGCCTTATAACCAGGGACCCAAGGGCAAAGGAAAGAAAAAAATACGGCAAAAAAGCTGCAAGGGCAAGTTTCCAATTCTCAAAGAGATAA
- a CDS encoding putative nucleotidyltransferase substrate binding domain-containing protein translates to MPLNFGIVEKFVSDYKEIMQDKTMLRHERYRILQELKEYLLTGLRDYEAFESELNTLVMERVENATSYEELRECHERAETGVENFFLEEDTITDVHDLFRIIRDAITIKVLSLVEKEMVSEGLGHPPVEYVWVGLGSEGRDEQTIVTDQDNLIVFDNADKKPIPDTLKKIAQQEGIDHREPEGLVTYYFKRFVEKAVERLDQVGFEKCKGNVMPVNPKWFGSISSWKKKIAATVANDFSEFELLDIIILTDARLIKGKRMLFDDLMRYFFKFLTENKHIMKEFIKTAVIMPTALTFFGNFKTEKEGEFKDKFNIKLTGWSPLILSVRMLALANGIYETNTLRRIKILKDTGVLKKELFNELIDAYLTFVRFRIINQINLRHDTDGKRPSNPNYISPDMLGMEEKEKIRKAMKTVETLQKYIQELLLFGQPV, encoded by the coding sequence ATGCCCCTAAATTTTGGTATTGTAGAAAAATTTGTATCTGATTACAAAGAGATAATGCAGGATAAGACCATGCTCAGGCATGAACGTTATAGAATCCTGCAGGAACTGAAAGAGTATCTTTTAACAGGATTAAGGGATTATGAGGCATTTGAGTCTGAACTAAACACCCTTGTTATGGAAAGGGTAGAAAATGCCACCTCCTATGAAGAATTAAGGGAATGTCATGAAAGGGCAGAGACAGGCGTTGAAAACTTCTTCCTTGAAGAAGACACCATAACAGATGTTCATGACCTTTTCAGGATAATCAGGGATGCCATCACGATTAAGGTTCTAAGCCTTGTGGAAAAGGAAATGGTATCTGAAGGATTAGGTCACCCTCCTGTAGAATACGTATGGGTAGGGTTGGGAAGTGAAGGTAGGGATGAACAGACCATTGTCACAGACCAGGATAACCTCATAGTCTTTGATAACGCAGACAAAAAACCAATACCTGATACTCTAAAAAAGATTGCACAGCAAGAAGGTATAGACCATCGTGAACCAGAGGGATTAGTGACATATTATTTTAAAAGATTTGTAGAAAAGGCTGTAGAAAGATTAGATCAAGTTGGCTTTGAAAAATGTAAGGGCAATGTAATGCCTGTAAATCCCAAATGGTTTGGCAGTATATCCTCGTGGAAAAAAAAGATAGCAGCCACTGTTGCCAATGACTTTAGTGAATTTGAACTCCTTGATATAATAATACTTACAGATGCAAGGCTCATAAAGGGCAAAAGAATGCTCTTCGATGACCTTATGAGATATTTCTTCAAGTTTCTTACGGAAAATAAACATATTATGAAAGAATTTATAAAGACTGCAGTTATTATGCCTACTGCATTGACATTTTTCGGTAACTTCAAAACAGAAAAGGAAGGAGAATTTAAGGATAAATTCAATATTAAACTTACTGGCTGGTCACCTCTTATCCTCTCTGTAAGAATGCTTGCCTTAGCCAATGGCATTTATGAAACAAATACCTTAAGACGCATAAAGATACTTAAAGATACAGGCGTCTTAAAAAAAGAGTTATTCAATGAACTTATAGATGCATATCTAACATTCGTGAGGTTTAGGATTATTAACCAGATTAACTTAAGACATGATACAGATGGCAAAAGGCCTTCAAATCCGAATTATATAAGTCCTGATATGCTGGGCATGGAAGAAAAAGAAAAGATACGTAAGGCAATGAAGACCGTTGAAACACTACAGAAGTATATCCAGGAACTTTTGCTTTTTGGTCAGCCTGTATAA
- the gatC gene encoding Asp-tRNA(Asn)/Glu-tRNA(Gln) amidotransferase subunit GatC: MKITAETVEYVAHLARLELDRDEINEYTNQLNSILEYMDTLNSLDTSNIEPTSHSIPLNCVMRDDMVKSSFTTDASTQNAPEKIGSFFRVPPIIEVEE, from the coding sequence ATGAAAATAACAGCAGAGACTGTTGAGTATGTAGCCCATCTTGCCAGGCTTGAACTTGACAGGGATGAAATAAATGAATACACAAATCAATTGAATAGTATACTGGAATATATGGATACCCTTAACTCTCTTGATACCAGTAATATAGAACCAACAAGTCATTCCATACCTCTAAATTGTGTTATGAGGGATGATATGGTAAAGTCTTCATTTACCACAGATGCATCAACACAGAATGCCCCTGAAAAGATTGGCTCTTTCTTCCGGGTTCCCCCAATAATAGAAGTAGAGGAGTAA
- the argC gene encoding N-acetyl-gamma-glutamyl-phosphate reductase — protein MWEVGIIGATGYTGLTLISILKSHPYIKINLVTSNTYRGKRISEVFPLLKGIFEETLVPTDQDHRGRCDVYFLCLPHGNSMDTAAKLYDGRAVIIDLSADFRFEDINLYEKVYLKHRAAHLIPEAVFGLPELYRDKIKNSKLIGNPGCYPTSAILGLYPLIKHKMLEGNIFIDSKSGVSGAGREAKLGSLFCEVSEGFRPYNIGIHRHEPEIQKEVDKYQDIKIRFVPHLLPMNRGILTTIYGRLKESMETEKIIKLYKETFNNEPFIRIMEPGIYPDTRFVRFSNYCDIGIKIFDDGSFVIVSAIDNLVKGASGQAIQNMNVALGIDETTSLTGLPQYP, from the coding sequence ATGTGGGAAGTTGGTATAATAGGAGCCACTGGCTATACAGGACTCACATTAATATCCATACTAAAATCGCATCCCTATATTAAAATAAACCTTGTGACATCCAATACCTATAGAGGTAAAAGGATATCCGAGGTTTTTCCTTTATTGAAAGGGATATTTGAAGAGACCCTTGTTCCCACAGACCAGGATCACAGGGGAAGATGTGACGTATATTTTTTATGTCTACCCCATGGAAATTCCATGGATACAGCGGCTAAACTCTATGATGGTAGGGCAGTTATAATAGACCTAAGCGCTGATTTCAGGTTTGAGGATATAAATCTCTATGAAAAGGTATATCTCAAACACAGGGCAGCGCATCTCATACCTGAGGCTGTATTCGGTCTTCCTGAACTCTACAGAGATAAGATAAAAAATAGTAAACTCATAGGTAATCCTGGCTGTTATCCCACATCGGCAATACTCGGGCTTTATCCCTTAATTAAGCATAAAATGTTGGAAGGTAATATTTTTATTGATTCAAAATCAGGGGTAAGCGGTGCAGGGAGGGAGGCAAAACTCGGCAGTCTCTTCTGCGAGGTCTCAGAGGGTTTCAGACCCTATAATATAGGTATCCACAGACACGAGCCTGAGATACAAAAAGAGGTAGATAAATATCAAGACATAAAGATCAGATTTGTCCCCCATCTTCTTCCCATGAATAGAGGGATACTCACTACTATATATGGTAGGCTAAAAGAGTCTATGGAGACCGAAAAAATCATCAAGCTCTATAAAGAGACATTTAATAATGAGCCATTTATTAGGATAATGGAACCAGGTATATATCCAGACACAAGGTTTGTAAGATTTTCAAATTACTGCGATATAGGCATTAAAATCTTTGATGACGGAAGTTTCGTCATTGTATCTGCTATAGATAACCTTGTTAAAGGTGCATCGGGTCAGGCAATCCAGAATATGAATGTTGCCTTAGGGATAGATGAAACTACATCTCTCACTGGATTACCTCAATATCCATAA
- the gatA gene encoding Asp-tRNA(Asn)/Glu-tRNA(Gln) amidotransferase subunit GatA: MEDLLSLNIDKLSDLLKKHEITSVEITSFYLERIKKYDPHVQSYLKITEELAIDMAKEADKRIEKGDVGKLEGIPLGIKDILCTKGIETTCASKILKGFVPPYDATVIKRLKKEGFVHIGRLNMDEFAMGSSTENSSYQTTKNPWALDRIPGGSSGGSAAATAAGLCVASLGTDTGGSIRQPAGLCGVVGMKPTYGRVSRYGLIAFASSLDQIGPITRDVTDCAIMMNAIAGHDPMDSTSIPEPTPDFTEFIGRDIKGMKIGIPKEYFVKGTEPDVLKAVSEALAIFEKNGASIVDISLPHTEYAVATYYIICTAEASSNLARYDGVKYGLRVDGKDIIDMYKKTRLAGFGKEVKRRIILGTYVLSSGYYDAYYRKASQVRTLIKRDFEEAFKVCDVILTPVSPTTAFKIGEKTDDPLQMYLSDIFTIPINLAGLPAISVPCGFDGSHLPIGLQIIGRPLDEPRILQAAYIIEQEKMLRKIPDRFS; this comes from the coding sequence ATGGAAGACCTGTTAAGTCTCAATATAGATAAGCTGTCTGATTTATTAAAAAAGCACGAAATAACATCTGTAGAGATAACAAGTTTTTATCTTGAAAGGATCAAGAAATATGACCCTCATGTTCAGTCATATCTCAAGATAACCGAAGAATTGGCAATAGATATGGCAAAAGAGGCGGATAAAAGGATAGAGAAAGGAGATGTAGGTAAACTGGAGGGTATACCTCTGGGCATAAAAGACATTTTATGCACAAAAGGCATTGAGACAACATGCGCCTCCAAGATCCTTAAGGGTTTTGTCCCGCCATATGATGCCACAGTTATAAAAAGACTCAAAAAAGAAGGGTTTGTCCATATTGGAAGATTGAACATGGATGAATTCGCCATGGGCTCATCCACAGAGAACTCATCCTATCAAACAACAAAGAACCCATGGGCGCTTGATAGAATACCAGGCGGTTCAAGTGGAGGATCTGCGGCAGCAACAGCAGCAGGCTTATGTGTGGCATCACTGGGCACAGATACAGGTGGTTCTATAAGACAACCTGCAGGCTTGTGCGGTGTAGTTGGTATGAAACCTACCTATGGAAGGGTCTCAAGGTATGGACTTATAGCCTTTGCATCATCCCTTGATCAGATCGGCCCTATAACAAGAGATGTCACTGACTGTGCCATAATGATGAATGCCATTGCTGGTCATGACCCTATGGATTCTACTTCTATTCCAGAACCAACACCTGATTTTACAGAATTTATTGGCAGAGATATCAAAGGAATGAAGATAGGGATACCAAAAGAATATTTTGTAAAAGGCACAGAACCTGATGTCCTTAAAGCTGTTTCTGAGGCATTAGCTATTTTTGAAAAAAACGGTGCATCCATAGTGGATATAAGTCTCCCCCACACAGAATATGCAGTAGCAACATACTATATAATCTGCACAGCTGAGGCATCATCAAACCTTGCCCGTTATGATGGTGTAAAATACGGTTTAAGGGTAGATGGTAAGGATATTATAGATATGTATAAAAAGACAAGACTTGCAGGTTTTGGCAAAGAGGTAAAAAGACGTATCATCTTGGGAACATATGTCTTGTCTTCAGGGTATTATGACGCATACTACAGAAAGGCAAGTCAGGTAAGAACACTCATAAAAAGGGATTTTGAAGAGGCATTTAAGGTATGTGATGTCATTTTAACACCTGTTTCACCTACCACAGCATTCAAGATAGGGGAAAAGACAGACGACCCTCTTCAGATGTATCTCTCTGATATATTCACTATACCTATTAATCTTGCGGGCCTGCCTGCCATATCTGTTCCATGTGGTTTTGATGGCTCCCATCTGCCAATAGGGCTCCAGATTATAGGTAGGCCCCTGGATGAGCCAAGGATACTTCAGGCTGCCTATATCATTGAACAGGAAAAGATGCTCAGAAAAATTCCTGATAGATTTTCTTAA
- a CDS encoding HAD family hydrolase produces the protein MRNHRKIISFDLDGTLVSARYGDMVWNHGIPEEYAKKYSLDFHDAQKSVIGEYRTLGDGDLLWYDIKYWLDRFGLEVSPEELLKRYEEYIVPSEDVHEVLECLKKRYILIVASNAARIFVDKELGHTGLNGFFTKIISATTDYGMVKKGEEFYRMLCNELDVQPNDIIHIGDHPIFDYRAPISLGIKAYLFKSNTPLYGIHDTDGIIENIITRLKDILGLI, from the coding sequence ATGAGGAATCACAGAAAGATTATATCTTTTGACCTTGACGGCACCCTTGTGAGTGCCAGATACGGGGATATGGTATGGAATCATGGTATTCCAGAGGAATATGCAAAAAAATATTCCCTTGACTTCCACGATGCCCAAAAATCTGTTATAGGTGAATATAGAACCCTCGGGGATGGAGACCTCCTCTGGTATGATATAAAATACTGGCTCGATAGGTTTGGTCTTGAAGTGTCACCAGAGGAACTATTGAAAAGATATGAAGAATATATAGTCCCTTCAGAAGATGTTCACGAAGTTTTAGAGTGCCTCAAAAAAAGATATATACTCATTGTGGCATCTAATGCAGCAAGGATTTTTGTGGATAAAGAACTCGGGCATACAGGTTTAAACGGTTTTTTTACAAAGATTATATCTGCCACTACTGATTATGGCATGGTAAAGAAAGGCGAAGAATTCTATAGAATGTTGTGCAATGAATTGGATGTTCAACCCAATGACATCATCCATATAGGTGACCACCCTATCTTTGATTACAGGGCACCTATATCATTAGGTATCAAGGCCTATCTCTTTAAAAGTAATACACCCTTATATGGTATCCATGATACAGATGGGATAATTGAAAATATAATTACAAGACTAAAGGATATTTTAGGGCTTATATGA
- a CDS encoding valine--tRNA ligase: MEKVYNPHKIEEKWYKFWVEQGFFKAYNNPSGSPFSMVIPPPNVTGSLHMGHALNNTLQDIVTRYKRMDGFNTLWVPGTDHAGIATQNVVEREIAKEGLTRDALGREKFIERVWQWKERSGNTIIEQLKRLGASCDWTRERFTMDAGLTRAVREVFVRLYNEGLIYRDNYIINWCPRCKTALSDLEAEHEDTKGSLYYIRYPLEDGSDSLTVATTRPETMFGDTAVAVNPEDPRYKNYIGRYVILPIANKRIPIIGDSYVDTTFGTGVLKVTPAHDLNDFEIGKRHKLDTVKVMDDDGRMNENAVHYAGMDRFECRNRVIEELKEKGLLEKIEPYALGVGKCYRCKTVVEPSLSTQWFLRMKPLAIPAIDAVKEHRVRIIPEMWEKVYFDWMENIRDWCISRQIWWGHRIPVWYCDKCNDIYVSVEDLHECVKCKGPLRQESDVLDTWFSSGLWPFTTLGWPDDTEDLRNFYPTSLLITGFDILFFWVARMIMMGLKFMGDIPFREVYIHALVRDAEGKKMSKSKGNVIDPLIIIEKYGTDAFRFSLTMLAAQGRDILLSEERIEGVRNFANKIWNASRLTLAFLEDDYPTKEGMIDAPPHSDFLPDRWIVSRTQRVIKEIRESIDSYRFNDAANTLYSFIWREFCDWYLELIKPNLYGKINRFDNHITKKTLLWVFANTLKLLHPIMPFLTEEIYQRLPHKENKSIMIAPYPVFDKGMVDEKSETDMAILTGVIDIIRNIRGETGITPNVKIDVFIRTEKHRDLLEDYNYYIKELARIETLSFITHETPEKAAIGIHDGIEIFVPVKDLIDIPKELGRIEKEISKAEDELKKLDMKIHNPSFLAKAPEEVINKNKMLYESMIEKLNKLVTSKDVFKKIMEG; the protein is encoded by the coding sequence ATGGAAAAGGTATATAATCCCCACAAAATAGAAGAAAAATGGTATAAATTCTGGGTTGAACAGGGATTTTTTAAGGCCTATAATAATCCTTCTGGTTCTCCATTTTCCATGGTCATACCTCCGCCTAATGTTACAGGCTCCCTTCACATGGGACACGCCCTCAACAACACCCTGCAGGATATTGTTACAAGATATAAGAGGATGGATGGATTCAATACACTATGGGTCCCGGGGACAGACCATGCAGGTATAGCCACACAAAATGTTGTGGAGAGGGAAATTGCAAAAGAAGGTCTTACAAGGGATGCCCTGGGAAGGGAAAAATTTATAGAACGTGTATGGCAGTGGAAAGAAAGATCGGGCAATACTATTATAGAACAGTTAAAAAGACTTGGTGCATCATGCGACTGGACAAGGGAACGGTTTACTATGGATGCGGGTCTCACAAGGGCAGTAAGGGAGGTATTTGTAAGACTCTATAATGAAGGGCTCATATACAGGGATAATTATATAATCAACTGGTGCCCCAGGTGTAAGACCGCCTTGTCTGACCTGGAGGCAGAACACGAGGACACAAAAGGGTCGCTTTATTATATTAGATATCCACTGGAGGATGGTTCAGACTCTTTAACAGTAGCCACCACAAGACCGGAGACCATGTTTGGTGATACTGCCGTGGCAGTAAATCCAGAAGACCCCAGATATAAGAATTATATTGGAAGATATGTCATACTTCCCATAGCCAATAAAAGGATACCTATCATAGGTGATAGTTATGTAGATACGACCTTTGGCACCGGTGTCCTGAAGGTTACACCTGCCCATGACTTAAATGACTTTGAGATAGGTAAAAGACACAAGCTCGATACAGTTAAGGTAATGGATGATGATGGCAGGATGAATGAAAACGCAGTCCATTATGCAGGCATGGACAGGTTTGAATGTAGAAATAGGGTCATAGAAGAACTTAAAGAAAAAGGTCTTCTTGAAAAGATAGAGCCATATGCCCTCGGTGTTGGAAAATGTTACAGGTGTAAAACGGTTGTAGAACCATCTTTATCCACTCAGTGGTTCTTGAGGATGAAACCATTGGCTATCCCGGCCATAGATGCAGTAAAAGAACACAGGGTGAGGATCATACCTGAGATGTGGGAAAAGGTATACTTTGATTGGATGGAAAATATCAGGGACTGGTGCATTTCAAGGCAGATCTGGTGGGGTCACAGGATACCTGTTTGGTATTGCGATAAATGTAATGATATATATGTTTCTGTAGAGGATCTCCATGAGTGCGTTAAATGTAAAGGACCATTAAGACAGGAATCAGATGTCCTTGACACCTGGTTCTCATCTGGGTTATGGCCATTTACTACCTTAGGCTGGCCTGATGACACAGAGGACTTAAGAAACTTCTATCCCACATCCCTACTTATCACAGGTTTTGATATACTATTTTTCTGGGTAGCAAGGATGATCATGATGGGGTTAAAATTCATGGGCGATATCCCCTTTAGAGAAGTTTACATCCATGCCCTTGTAAGAGATGCAGAAGGCAAAAAGATGAGTAAATCAAAGGGTAATGTCATTGACCCTCTTATAATAATAGAAAAATACGGAACAGATGCCTTCAGATTTTCCCTTACCATGCTTGCAGCGCAGGGGAGGGATATACTCCTTTCAGAAGAGAGGATAGAAGGGGTGAGAAATTTTGCAAATAAGATATGGAATGCATCCCGTCTTACCCTCGCATTCCTTGAGGATGATTATCCAACAAAAGAAGGCATGATAGACGCGCCTCCTCACTCAGATTTTCTCCCTGACAGATGGATTGTTTCGAGAACTCAGAGAGTCATAAAAGAAATAAGGGAAAGCATCGACTCATATAGGTTCAATGATGCGGCAAATACATTATACAGTTTCATATGGAGGGAATTCTGTGACTGGTATTTAGAGCTCATAAAACCTAATCTCTATGGAAAGATAAATCGTTTTGATAATCATATAACAAAAAAGACCCTCCTTTGGGTCTTTGCCAATACACTTAAGCTCCTCCACCCTATTATGCCTTTTTTAACAGAAGAAATATACCAAAGGCTACCCCACAAAGAGAATAAAAGCATTATGATAGCGCCCTACCCTGTTTTTGACAAAGGCATGGTAGATGAAAAGAGCGAGACAGATATGGCCATTTTAACAGGCGTTATTGATATCATAAGAAACATAAGGGGAGAGACAGGCATTACACCTAATGTAAAGATAGATGTTTTCATAAGAACAGAGAAACATAGAGACCTTCTCGAGGATTATAATTATTATATAAAAGAACTTGCAAGGATAGAGACACTATCCTTTATAACCCATGAAACACCTGAAAAAGCTGCCATTGGTATCCATGATGGCATAGAAATCTTTGTGCCTGTAAAAGACCTTATTGATATTCCAAAAGAGCTTGGGAGGATTGAAAAAGAGATCTCAAAGGCAGAAGATGAGCTGAAAAAACTGGATATGAAGATCCATAATCCTTCTTTTCTTGCAAAAGCACCTGAAGAAGTGATAAACAAAAATAAGATGCTCTATGAATCCATGATAGAAAAATTGAATAAGCTTGTGACAAGCAAAGATGTTTTCAAAAAGATAATGGAAGGTTGA
- the sppA gene encoding signal peptide peptidase SppA, with translation MARSGVKITLIIIFVVIVVAFSISLLAGLAGRSFGDKIGVVEIDGVIADMKDIMEDVVKFKEDEGIRGVIIRINSPGGSTAPTQAIYSEVKKLRERKKVYVSMGSVCASGGYYIASAGDKIYALPSTITGSIGVIMENVVLEDLMKKMGIQANPIKAGAYKDIGSPFRKMKEDERAYLQGIIDSIHNQFIKDIAEARKMNLDAVKRFADGRVFTGSQAKEYGMIDSIGTYYDAIDDMKKALNIKGKPVLIYGKRPFSLLRMLVSSIYNEIYTQWFSTPFKFLYTPN, from the coding sequence ATGGCAAGATCAGGTGTGAAGATAACTTTGATAATTATCTTTGTTGTAATCGTTGTTGCCTTTTCTATATCTCTTTTAGCAGGCCTTGCTGGTAGGTCATTTGGTGATAAGATAGGTGTTGTGGAGATAGATGGGGTCATTGCAGATATGAAGGATATAATGGAAGATGTGGTTAAATTCAAAGAAGATGAAGGTATCAGGGGGGTAATTATAAGGATAAATTCACCAGGGGGCTCTACTGCCCCTACTCAGGCAATATACAGTGAGGTAAAAAAATTAAGGGAAAGGAAAAAGGTATATGTGTCTATGGGCTCTGTTTGTGCCTCTGGTGGATATTATATTGCCTCTGCAGGAGACAAGATATATGCCCTCCCATCTACTATAACAGGCAGTATAGGTGTTATTATGGAGAATGTAGTGCTGGAGGACCTGATGAAGAAGATGGGTATACAGGCAAATCCAATCAAGGCAGGCGCCTACAAAGATATAGGCTCACCCTTCAGAAAGATGAAAGAGGATGAAAGGGCTTATCTTCAAGGGATAATAGATAGCATCCACAACCAATTTATAAAGGATATTGCAGAGGCAAGGAAGATGAATCTTGATGCAGTAAAGAGATTTGCCGACGGAAGGGTATTTACAGGTTCACAGGCGAAGGAATACGGTATGATAGATAGCATAGGAACCTATTATGATGCCATTGATGATATGAAGAAAGCCCTAAACATCAAGGGTAAACCAGTGCTTATTTATGGTAAAAGACCATTCTCTCTTCTTCGCATGCTTGTTTCATCTATCTACAATGAGATATATACACAATGGTTTTCCACCCCTTTCAAGTTCCTTTATACACCCAACTAA
- a CDS encoding CBS domain-containing protein, with product MKVVELMNKDVVTCRPSEPLTVIINKFELFNIAGMPVVDKGKLVGIICQSDILKKVKSENFQNLTVKDVMVENVIYVSPAESVVTVAKLMVEKNINRVPIVENGVIVGIVTRGDIIKAVAECG from the coding sequence ATGAAGGTTGTAGAGCTAATGAACAAAGATGTGGTTACATGCCGTCCATCAGAACCGCTTACTGTTATAATCAACAAGTTTGAGCTCTTCAATATCGCTGGTATGCCTGTGGTAGATAAAGGGAAGCTTGTTGGTATCATCTGTCAGAGCGATATATTAAAGAAGGTCAAATCAGAGAATTTTCAAAATCTCACAGTTAAAGATGTGATGGTAGAGAATGTAATCTATGTCTCTCCGGCCGAGTCAGTGGTGACAGTAGCAAAACTCATGGTGGAAAAGAACATAAACAGGGTGCCTATAGTGGAGAATGGCGTGATTGTAGGCATTGTTACCAGGGGGGATATAATAAAGGCAGTGGCAGAATGCGGATAA
- the rplM gene encoding 50S ribosomal protein L13 translates to MNDTYFAKSEEVKKDWYVVNADGQVLGRLAAKIATILRGKNKPTFTPHVDTGDFVVVVNAEKVRLTGRKLSQKNYASHSGYPGGLRVFNAKTMLERKPEDVIRLAVRGMLPKNILGRKLIKKLKVYKGHEHPHKAQMPKEINL, encoded by the coding sequence ATGAACGATACATATTTTGCAAAATCAGAGGAAGTTAAAAAAGATTGGTATGTGGTAAATGCCGATGGTCAGGTTCTCGGCAGGCTTGCAGCTAAGATTGCTACAATACTTAGGGGAAAGAATAAACCTACATTTACACCCCACGTTGATACAGGGGATTTTGTTGTGGTGGTGAATGCAGAGAAGGTAAGGCTTACAGGAAGAAAACTCTCCCAAAAAAATTATGCAAGTCACAGTGGCTATCCTGGTGGATTACGTGTCTTTAATGCCAAAACAATGCTGGAGAGAAAACCTGAGGATGTCATCAGACTTGCTGTTCGTGGAATGTTGCCTAAAAATATACTCGGTAGAAAATTGATAAAGAAACTAAAAGTTTACAAGGGACATGAGCATCCCCATAAGGCACAAATGCCTAAAGAGATTAATCTATAA
- a CDS encoding deoxyguanosinetriphosphate triphosphohydrolase, whose product MMKIRNILEEREAKILSPFAQLSKNTRGRLRYEPECDIRPAFQHDRDKIIHSKSFRRLKHKTQVFLAPTGDHYRTRLTHTLEVSQIARTIAKALGLNEDLVEAISLGHDLGHTPFGHAGEEVLNIIHKGGFRHYEHSLRVVDKLERDGRGLNLTIEVRDGILKHSKGKGAIIIKDKEDKPLTKEAEIVRMADVIAYINHDIDDAKAGNVITEEDIPEDCRRFLGNTHSKRIDTMVRGVINESLNDPEINLSFGEELEFYIFKLRDFLYERVYDTNLVHGDFIKCSRIITDLYDYFLKNPDEFLKETKKEDFYDDPANCVCDFIASMTDRYAFNLFEKIFLPLPWNIPV is encoded by the coding sequence ATGATGAAAATAAGAAACATACTCGAAGAAAGAGAAGCAAAAATACTTTCACCTTTTGCCCAGCTGAGCAAAAATACCAGGGGTAGACTGAGATACGAGCCTGAATGCGACATAAGACCTGCATTCCAGCATGACAGAGATAAGATCATACACAGTAAATCCTTTAGAAGGCTAAAACACAAAACCCAGGTATTCCTTGCACCTACAGGTGATCACTATAGGACAAGGCTTACCCATACCCTTGAGGTTTCTCAGATAGCAAGAACCATAGCAAAGGCATTAGGGCTGAACGAAGATCTTGTAGAGGCCATATCACTGGGACATGATTTAGGGCATACGCCTTTTGGGCATGCTGGTGAAGAGGTATTAAATATCATCCATAAAGGCGGTTTTAGACATTATGAACATAGTTTAAGGGTAGTTGACAAACTCGAGAGGGATGGCAGAGGATTGAACCTCACCATAGAGGTAAGAGACGGTATACTCAAACACTCTAAGGGAAAAGGCGCCATCATAATAAAGGATAAGGAAGACAAACCTCTGACAAAAGAGGCAGAGATCGTAAGGATGGCAGATGTTATTGCTTATATAAACCACGATATTGATGATGCAAAGGCCGGGAATGTCATAACAGAGGAAGATATCCCTGAGGATTGCAGAAGATTTCTCGGAAACACCCATTCCAAAAGGATAGACACCATGGTAAGGGGAGTGATAAATGAAAGTTTAAATGACCCGGAGATAAATCTAAGTTTTGGTGAAGAGCTTGAATTTTATATTTTTAAATTACGGGACTTTCTCTATGAAAGGGTCTATGACACTAATTTAGTCCATGGAGATTTTATAAAGTGTTCAAGGATAATAACAGACCTTTATGATTATTTTTTAAAAAATCCTGATGAATTTCTCAAAGAGACAAAAAAAGAGGATTTTTACGATGACCCGGCAAACTGCGTCTGTGATTTTATAGCAAGCATGACAGACAGATATGCCTTTAATCTCTTTGAAAAGATCTTTTTACCCTTACCATGGAACATACCTGTATAA